The Fusobacterium periodonticum 1_1_41FAA genomic sequence TGCTTCCATAGAGTGAACTCTTATTCTTTCATGAAGTTCTTGTCTATCTCCACCTGCTTTTACACATTCCATTATTATATATTCAGTTGCCATAAATGGAAGTTCACTCATTATATGTTTTTCTATTATTTTATTATATACAACTAAACCTTCCATAATGTTGTTCCAAATAATTAGTATAGCATCAACTGCTAAAAACGCTTGAGGTAAAGATAATCTCTTGTTAGCTGAGTCATCAAGAGTTCTTTCGAACCATTGAGTTGAAGCAACCATTGCTGTACTTTGTTGTAATGCTATAACAAACTTAGCAAGAGATGAAATTCTTTCACTTCTCATTGGATTTCTTTTATATGCCATTGCAGATGACCCAATTTGACTCTTTTCAAAAGGTTCTTCTACTTCTTTTAAATGTTGTAATAATCTTAAGTCATTAGTAAACTTATGAGCAGATTGAGCTATATTTGCTAGTAAATTCATTATTTCTGAATCAACTTTTCTATCATAAGTTTGACCTGTTACTGCAAATCTCTTATCAAATCCCATTTTTTTAGAAACTAGTACATCTAATTCCTCAACTTTTGAAAAATCTCCATTGAATAAATCTTTAAAACTTGCTTGTGTTCCAGTTGTTCCCTTCACTCCTCTAAATCTTAAAGTATTTTCTCTGAATTCTAATTCTTCTAAATCTAATAATAAAGATTGTAGCCATAATGTTGCTCTTTTTCCTACTGTTGTAAGTTGAGCAGCTTGAAAGTGTGTAAATCCTAAAGTTGCTACATCTTTGTTTTCTAAAGCAAACTTAGATAAATTATTCATAACATTCACAAGTTTAGCTTTTATTATTTCAAGTCCATCTTTAATTTGTATTAAATCTGTGTTATCTCCAACGAAGGCACTTGTAGCTCCTAAGTGGATAATAGGCATAGCTAAAGGTGCTTGTGTTCCAAAAGTATGAACATGAGCCATAACATCATGTCTGAATTCTTTTTCTTTTTTTGCTGCTAGCTCATAGTCGATATTATGAATATTTTTTTTCATTTCATCTATTTGTTCTTGAGATATATCTAGCCCTAATTCCTTTTCAGATTCTGCCAATGCAATCCAAAGTTTTCTCCAAGTTGAGAATTTCTTGTCAGGTGAAAAGTTATACATCATTTCTTTAGAACTGTACCTTTCACATAGTGGGTTTGAATAGATTTCGTTATTCATTATTTGCCTCCATTTTCATTATAATGGCATCTTCAGTAGGATCTGAATAATAGCCTTTTCTTATTGATATTTGTTTAAAATTATTTTTTTTGTAAAAATTTATTGCTTTTTCATTATTTTTTCTAACTTCTAAGAAAATATCTTTAGTTTTTATTTTATCTAAAAGTTCTTGAGCAATACCTTTATTTCTACATTCTTCTATAGTTGCTATTGCAAGAATTTCATAGACATCTATGCTGTCAAGAACCATTAAATACCCACAAACTTTTTCATCTATAAGATAAGCATAAATAAATGAATTATCAGCTTTTACTAAATTTTCTGTAGATTCTTTACTGAAAGCAGAATTTTTAAAAATATCTTTTTCTAAGTTAAAAATTTGTTCTATATAGTCTACATCATTGATTGTTAATTTTTTAATCATTGAATATCCTCTACATTCCTATTTTACTAGCCCTATTCTGTTTAAAGGCCAGAATCTGACTAAAACTCTTCCTTTCATTCTACTTTTTTTAATAAAACCTATATATCTTGAATCTTTACTATTATCTGTATTGTCTCCTAATGCTAAATAGTAATCATCTTCTAAAATAATTTCTACTGTTTCTCCATTTAGTAATTTATTTCTAACTTTTTCATCAGAAATAAAATCTAAAATAGGTCCTGTTTCTTCTCCATTAACAACAAACTTTAAATTAGGCATAATCATTTCTACTATGGTAAGACTACCTTGTTTTCTATAGTCATTTCTATGATTTACATATTCGTTAATATCATATTTTATCTTTAACTTATCAAAAATTTTATGTTTTAATCCATAATAAACATTTTTAAAAAACTCAAATGATTCTTTATAAAATGCCTCTTCTACAATAGCATCAACATTTACTCCAGCATTCTCAAGAGCTTCTCTATATTTTCCAGCAGGAATAATTTCTAACTTATCCCCTTTTTGTGGAATTTTCCATTCTTGTTCTCCTATTCCATCATTACTATATCTTCTAAAATCTGTTTTTTCTCCATTTATATATAAACTTCCATCTTGTATTCTTATAGTTTCTCCAGGTAATCCCATTGCTCTTTTTGTATAAAAATCTTCATCTCTCATTGGTTCGTCAAAAATTATAATACTATTTCTTTTTGGTCCTGTAAATTTATATGAAACCATATCTGCAAAAACTCTATCTCCAACTTCTATTGTAGGTATCATTGAACCAGTAGGAATTTTAAAGTTTCCTATATAGAATTTTTGAATAACTACAACTAATATAAGGGCACTTCCTATTGTCTCAACATAATAAAGAATTTTCTTAAAACTTTTAACTTTTTTTTCATTTTTTACTATTTTATTTACAAATTTCTCCCTGCGTGTATCAAATTTTTTAGCTAAGTCCTTTTCTTTTATAAAGATATAAGCAAAGAAAAGAGTTAGAAAAAAATAAAATATTCCATATAATATTGTCTTCATTAACAACATCCTCCTAATATATACTAAAATCGTATTCATTATACCATATTTTTTATATTAAATTACAGTTTTTATTAATATTTTTTTAAAGTCCTTTGTATCTTTAAAATTTATTTTTATTTTTCAATTCTTGACTTTACAATTCAGAAATTTATGTTATACTAAAATGGTATACAAATCGGAGGTTTTTATGAAGAAAAATTTTTTTATTTTAAGTTTAATCTTATTCATCTTTTACTCTTTTAATTTATTTGCTCTAAATTTTCCTAAAAAAGCTGATAAAATTGAAGATTTTATTCCTAAAGGTTGGAAGAGTATTATAATAAAAAAAGGAGATTTAAATAAAGATAAAATAGATGATGTCGTTTTAATCATTGAAAAAAACGATCCTAAAAATTTTAAGAAAAATGAGGAATCGTATCAAACCAGTCCTGAGAATTATAATCCAAGAATTATATTAGTTCTATTTAAAGATAAAAACTCAAAATATACTTTGGTAGCTAAAAATGATAAAGGATTTATCATCTCACCAGGTGAAGCTTATGAATCTGGATTACAAAATCTTGAATCACCTGATTTTGACAATGATTTATCTAAGTCTGTAACTATTAAAAATAATACTTTACATATTTTTACTTTTGCAGAGTTAACTAGAAGTAGTGGCTCTTCTATATATGTTTTTAGATATCAAAATAATAGATTTGAACTTATTGGTTTAGAAAATCAAAATATTTTTGCCAATGCTGAATATATAGATACTTATAATTATTCTTTTAACTTCTCAACAAAAAAATTAAAAATACACAATTTAAGAGAAAAGTTAGAAAGTAATATGAGAAAAGAAGAAAAAATTGAAAAGAGATTAAATATTAAAGAAAGTTATATTTTAGATACTATGTTAGAAACTACGGGTGTAGATATCTTAGATAAATATGCTCATGAAATAAAAAAATAATATAATACAGGAGGCAGTTGTGAAAAAGAAAGGTTTATTTTTTAGTTTTTTATTATTTATTGTTTGTTCATTTAATTTATTAGCTGAAAATTTCCCTCAAAAAGCTAATAAAGTTGAGGATTTTATTCCTAAAGGTTGGAAGAGTGTTGTATTTAAAAAAGGTGATTTAAATAAAGATAAAATTGATGATGTTGTTTTAGTAATACAAAAAGATGATGCTAAAAATTTTGAAAAATCAGAAGATAATACAATTTTAAATTATAATCCTATGGCAATATTAGTATTGTTTAAAAATAAAAATTCTCAATATAATTTGATTTCTAAAAATGAAAATGGTTTTATTGTTTCAAAAGATAAAGCTCTTGTTGAACAACTAGAAACACTTTCTTCACCTGATTTAGATGACGATTTATCTAAGTCAATAAATATAAAGAATGATACTCTTCGTCTTTTAACTCGTTCAGAATATGTTAAAGGTGCTAGAGTTACTGAATATATTTTTAGATATCAAAATAATAAGTTTGAGTTAATTGGATTAGAATACAAATATTGGCATACATCTACTGAATATGCTGTAGATATAGCGTATTCTATTAATTTTTCAACTAAAAAATTAATAGGTACAAAAGATATTTCAGGAGTTCGTACTGATGAAACAAAAATAGAAAAAGTAGAAAAAAATATAGATGTCAAAGATAAATATATCTTAGATACTATGGCACAAGATACTGGAATTAAAATATTAGAAAAATACGATAATTAATATTATCTATATATAATATAGGAGACGATTATGAAAAAGAAAGGTTTATTTTTTAGTTTTTTATTATTTATTCTTTGTTCATTTAATTTATTAGCTGAAAATTTCCCTCAAAAAGCTAGTAAAGTTGAGGACTTTATTCCTAAGGGTTGGAAAAAATTAATAGTTGAAAAAGGAGATTTAAATAAAGATAAAATTGATGATGTCGTTTTAGTAATTGAAAAAAATGATCCTAAAAATTTTAAAAAAATTGAAGATTCATCTCGTTCTAATCCTGTGAATTTCAACCCAAGAATTATATTAGTTTTATTTAAAGATAAGAACTCAAAATATACTTTGGTTGCAAAGAATGACAAAAATTTCATTGTTTCACCAGGTTATGCTTCTGAAGAAGGATTAGAAACTCTTGATTC encodes the following:
- the purB gene encoding adenylosuccinate lyase produces the protein MNNEIYSNPLCERYSSKEMMYNFSPDKKFSTWRKLWIALAESEKELGLDISQEQIDEMKKNIHNIDYELAAKKEKEFRHDVMAHVHTFGTQAPLAMPIIHLGATSAFVGDNTDLIQIKDGLEIIKAKLVNVMNNLSKFALENKDVATLGFTHFQAAQLTTVGKRATLWLQSLLLDLEELEFRENTLRFRGVKGTTGTQASFKDLFNGDFSKVEELDVLVSKKMGFDKRFAVTGQTYDRKVDSEIMNLLANIAQSAHKFTNDLRLLQHLKEVEEPFEKSQIGSSAMAYKRNPMRSERISSLAKFVIALQQSTAMVASTQWFERTLDDSANKRLSLPQAFLAVDAILIIWNNIMEGLVVYNKIIEKHIMSELPFMATEYIIMECVKAGGDRQELHERIRVHSMEAGKQVKVEGKDNDLIDRIVNDDYFKLDKAKLLSILEPKNFIGFAAEQTEKFVNIEVKPILEKYKALLGMDSELKV
- the rimI gene encoding ribosomal protein S18-alanine N-acetyltransferase, with the protein product MIKKLTINDVDYIEQIFNLEKDIFKNSAFSKESTENLVKADNSFIYAYLIDEKVCGYLMVLDSIDVYEILAIATIEECRNKGIAQELLDKIKTKDIFLEVRKNNEKAINFYKKNNFKQISIRKGYYSDPTEDAIIMKMEANNE
- the lepB gene encoding signal peptidase I, translated to MKTILYGIFYFFLTLFFAYIFIKEKDLAKKFDTRREKFVNKIVKNEKKVKSFKKILYYVETIGSALILVVVIQKFYIGNFKIPTGSMIPTIEVGDRVFADMVSYKFTGPKRNSIIIFDEPMRDEDFYTKRAMGLPGETIRIQDGSLYINGEKTDFRRYSNDGIGEQEWKIPQKGDKLEIIPAGKYREALENAGVNVDAIVEEAFYKESFEFFKNVYYGLKHKIFDKLKIKYDINEYVNHRNDYRKQGSLTIVEMIMPNLKFVVNGEETGPILDFISDEKVRNKLLNGETVEIILEDDYYLALGDNTDNSKDSRYIGFIKKSRMKGRVLVRFWPLNRIGLVK